ATTATCATTTTCGGTTTCAAAATGAAGTGGATTGTCTTTTTGTGATTTTAATTCAGTGTGATTTGAATTTGAAAAACAGGACGTTAAAATAGCCAAAGAAGAAACCGGTCCTAAGCTAATTGCTGTTTTTAAAAATATTGACTTAAATTTGTTAATTTTTTTCATTGTTAAATTTCTTTTTTAATAAGAAGATTTGCAGTATCTGTAATTTATGTGCTTATGTGTTTTTTAAAAGTGACTTGAATTTTCTAATTTTGTTTTTCCAAATAGCTCTCCTGTTAGTTTTTAAAATAAAAAAGCACAACGATAAATTATCTTAATTTACTTAGTCAAAAATTTAACAATTTAGACCAACTAACAATAAATAATTTCCAGTTGTGCTTAACATTTACGATTATTATATAACTTTTTAATAAAAAATTAACAAAAATTACATTTTTTTCATAAAGTTGTTGAATTTCTTCTAAATTAATTAAACTTTAATTTAAAAAGTTAAGCTTTTTTACCCAAAAATTAACTCACATTTGCTGAATTTAATTTTGTTTGCAATGCTGTTAAAAATTTTTCAAAACTAGCTTGATTTTGGGATCCATTAACAACAAGACGACCCATTTGGTTTAGTGTTGTTTTTACTTCTTGACGGATTAGCGCACTTCTTGAATCAACTGGATCCATATAAAATGAATTGTGCTGAGGGTCATCATTAACGGTTTTAAAATTTTTAAATGCGGTTCTAAAAGAATTATTTTGTTGAAATTTTTCAGTATTAGCCAAACTTTCACCAAAAACTTGTCTTGTTGGTGCTAGATAATTACCACGAAATGCAACATATTCGCTCGGACTACCATGATATTTTGCCTCACCAGATTGATCTTGGTATGTAAAGTCTTGTTTGTGAGTTAGCATTCATTTTAGGAAATTTTTTGTCGCAATATCTTCTTCCTCATTTGAGTGAAAAGCGATTAAATCTGGACCTTGGTAAGTAAAAATACTTTTTGGATCAGTGCTTGAATTTTTAATTGGCTCTTGGAGGAAAACAACTTCATTTTGATTTAAATGTTTATCACCCCCTGGATTTTCAATGCTGGCATTTTTTAGTAAAAAAATGTCGTTTTTGTCATTTTTATTTGTAAGATTAATTATTTCTGAGTCAGTGTTTTTAATTTTTTCTTGATAAAACTTATAAAAATCATCGCCAAAAACTAAATAAGATTGACCTGAATCTTTATTAGAATCAACAAATTCTTTTACTTTTTTAGCTTGACTGGCGTCATTAGGATCTAAATAAACATTTGAATCAGCATAAGTTGAACTTTTAGTCTCATTTATTAAATGACTGATTTGATTTGTTAAGACATTTTTTAACTCATAAATTGCTTTTTGGGAATCTGTTTGGCTTGGATCGAGTTCGCGAATTTGGTATGCTTGGACATTTGAAGAAAATGGAATTTTTTCACTTTTTCCGTTTACTTGGAAAACAAAATTAGATTTTGACCTTGAAAAACGGCGTTGATAATTACTTGTTGAGGAAATTGCCATGGCAAGTTGGTGATTATTCATCAAATTGTTTGCAAAACTTTCTTGTGAAAATCTTCCTGGATAAAAAATAGCGTCTGTTTTAAAAAGATCTAAAATTTGTTCATAGTTTTTCTTTGTGTTTTGATAACTTTGAGAATTTTTATTAAATAATTTATCAAAACTAACTCGTTCTAATTCTTTTGATTTTTCCCTTGTTACCTCGAACATAAAATTAGAATAATCCCCGCTAGCTGATGCAAAAATTTTGGAAAAAGCTAAATTTTCAATGTCATCAGTTCCAAAAGGAAAATCTCCTGTACCAATGTCAGCAGGTTTTAATACAAATCCTTGTTTAATTCTTTTAGAAAAATCAAAAACTTTATCATAATATTCGAATGTCTCATGCGAAAGTTCAAAATTCTGTCAAGGATTAGGGTTTTTATCATCAAAACTTCGCGGTGTTCATAGCTTTTTAATATGTTCCATGTCTGATTCTGGCAAAGAAAACTGCTCAAAAAAACGCTTATCTGCAGGAGAATCTGCAATTTTAGCGCCATTTTTCTTTGCATTTTCAATAATTCAAGCCATAATAGGTCCGTTTACAACTAAAGTTTGTGAAGATTTAACAAATGGAATTGTATAAATTCCTTTTTCATCAAGAGTTGCTATTTGAGTATTAGACTCGAGAAATTTTGGATGATAAGTATCTTTTATAGCTTGGGCTAAATCTGGGAACTTGTTTAGATCTAAAAGCATTTTATATTTAGCCGCATTTGCTGCAACAGATGGATAATTTATTACGAGATTTAGGGCTTGATTTCTGTCTTTTGCCGAGAAAATTTGAGTGAATTTACCTGTCATTTCGGTATAATCTTTGTCATAATTTGGAGTTAATTTAATTGGTAAATATTCACGATTATTTTGATCTTTAACTTCAGGTTTGCTATTTCAAAGTTTAACAACTTGATCTAAAGCCTGAAATCTTGGTTGATTTTCATTTCAACTTGTTACAAATTGAAGCTCTCCATCTTTATTTCCGTCAAATCCAAATTCCTTACCATTCGTAGTGCCTACTGTACAAGAAACTAAGGCTAATCCTGAGATAAAAAGTGGTGAGAATAAAATTGGTTTTGCTAGTTTTTTCATAGTATTTTGATCCTCTTTGTTTAGTTTTTTTTTTAAAATAAAAAATCATCTCAAAAAATAAATTGTTTAAATTAAAACATGTTAATAAAAACAAACGGTAATTTTTTGAGATGATTTTAAATTTGTAATAATTATAGCACAAATTTTAAAAAAACAAAAAAATTTAAAAATTTATTTTTAACGGCTTTTTAACTAATAATTTACTTAAAAAGCGCATCTTTTTTGCAATTTTGCTGTTAAATCAACTATCTTAAGACTTGGAGCAAGTATAATTCAAAAGCTATTTTGTTATTAATTTGCGAAGTTTTGATTTCTGTATCTAATTTTGCAAGATTAATTATTAATTTTTCAATTTTTTTAATTCCATTTTTATTATATAGTTCGACTGCTTTTCTAAGTTGGAAATCAGAAATATTAAGATTCTTAGTGATATATGAATCTTTTTTACCTGCTTTTTTATGCAAAAAAACAACAAAACTAAGCAATAATTTTGAGTTTATTTGACCTAATAACAAGCCAATTGTATGCCCTTCTAATAATTTTTGTCGGTAAAATTTTAGAACTTTTTTTAAATCAAAATCAACAAATGATTCAATAAAACCTCAAGTAGAATATGATGAATAGTCGCTTATATATTGGCGAAT
This sequence is a window from Mesomycoplasma ovipneumoniae. Protein-coding genes within it:
- a CDS encoding P68 family surface lipoprotein; the protein is MKKLAKPILFSPLFISGLALVSCTVGTTNGKEFGFDGNKDGELQFVTSWNENQPRFQALDQVVKLWNSKPEVKDQNNREYLPIKLTPNYDKDYTEMTGKFTQIFSAKDRNQALNLVINYPSVAANAAKYKMLLDLNKFPDLAQAIKDTYHPKFLESNTQIATLDEKGIYTIPFVKSSQTLVVNGPIMAWIIENAKKNGAKIADSPADKRFFEQFSLPESDMEHIKKLWTPRSFDDKNPNPWQNFELSHETFEYYDKVFDFSKRIKQGFVLKPADIGTGDFPFGTDDIENLAFSKIFASASGDYSNFMFEVTREKSKELERVSFDKLFNKNSQSYQNTKKNYEQILDLFKTDAIFYPGRFSQESFANNLMNNHQLAMAISSTSNYQRRFSRSKSNFVFQVNGKSEKIPFSSNVQAYQIRELDPSQTDSQKAIYELKNVLTNQISHLINETKSSTYADSNVYLDPNDASQAKKVKEFVDSNKDSGQSYLVFGDDFYKFYQEKIKNTDSEIINLTNKNDKNDIFLLKNASIENPGGDKHLNQNEVVFLQEPIKNSSTDPKSIFTYQGPDLIAFHSNEEEDIATKNFLKWMLTHKQDFTYQDQSGEAKYHGSPSEYVAFRGNYLAPTRQVFGESLANTEKFQQNNSFRTAFKNFKTVNDDPQHNSFYMDPVDSRSALIRQEVKTTLNQMGRLVVNGSQNQASFEKFLTALQTKLNSANVS